The following are encoded together in the Oncorhynchus gorbuscha isolate QuinsamMale2020 ecotype Even-year linkage group LG03, OgorEven_v1.0, whole genome shotgun sequence genome:
- the LOC124031199 gene encoding tubulin alpha chain-like, translating to MRECISIHVGQAGVQIGNACWELYCLEHGIQPDGQMPSDKTIGGGDDSFNTFFSETGAGKHVPRAVFVDLEPTVIDEVRTGTYRQLFHPEQLITGKEDAANNYARGHYTIGKEIIDFVLDRTRKLADQCTGLQGFLVFHSFGGGTGSGFTSLLMERLSVDYGKKSKLEFSIYPAPQVSTAVVEPYNAILTTHTTLEHSDCAFMVDNEAIYDICRRNLDIECPSYTNLNRLISQIVSSITASLRFDGALNVDLTEFQTNLVPYPRIHFPLATYAPVISAEKAYHEQLSVSEITNACFEPANQMVKCDPRHGKYMACCLLYRGDVVPKDVNAAIATIKTKRSIQFVDWCPTGFKVGINYQPPIVVPGGDLAKVQWAVCMLSNTTAVAEAWARLDHKFDLMYAKRAFVHWYVGEGMEEGEFSEAREDMAALEKDYEEVGVDSIEGEEEGEEY from the exons ATG CGTGAGTGTATCTCCATCCACGTGGGTCAGGCTGGCGTCCAGATTGGCAATGCCTGCTGGGAGCTCTACTGTCTGGAGCACGGGATCCAGCCGGACGGTCAAATGCCCAGTGACAAGACCATTGGAGGAGGAGACGACTCCTTCAACACCTTCTTCAGTGAGACTGGAGCTGGAAAGCACGTCCCCAGGGCTGTGTTTGTAGATCTGGAGCCCACTGTCATCG ATGAGGTGCGCACAGGAACATACCGCCAGCTCTTCCACCCTGAGCAGCTGATCACTGGGAAGGAGGATGCAGCCAACAACTACGCCCGTGGGCATTACACCATCGGCAAAGAGATTATTGACTTTGTTCTGGACAGGACCCGCAAACTG gctgaCCAGTGCACTGGCCTCCAGGGCTTCCTGGTCTTCCACAGCTTCGGAGGTGGCACCGGTTCTGGTTTCACCTCCCTGTTGATGGAGCGCTTGTCTGTTGACTATGGCAAGAAGTCCAAACTTGAGTTCTCCATCTACCCAGCTCCCCAGGTGTCCACAGCCGTTGTTGAGCCCTACAACGCCATCCTGACCACCCACACCACCCTGGAGCACTCTGATTGTGCTTTCATGGTAGACAATGAGGCCATCTATGACATCTGCCGCAGGAACCTTGATATCGAGTGTCCGTCCTACACTAATCTTAACAGGTTGATCAGTCAGATTGTGTCCTCCATCACTGCATCCCTCCGATTCGATGGTGCCCTCAATGTTgatctgacagagttccagaccAACTTGGTGCCCTATCCCCGTATCCACTTCCCTCTGGCCACCTATGCCCCAGTGATCTCGGCAGAGAAGGCTTACCATGAGCAGCTCTCAGTGTCTGAGATCACAAATGCTTGCTTTGAGCCAGCAAATCAGATGGTGAAATGTGACCCACGTCACGGCAAGTACATGGCCTGCTGTCTGCTGTACCGTGGCGACGTTGTGCCCAAAGATGTAAATGCTGCCATTGCCACCATCAAAACAAAACGCTCCATTCAGTTTGTAGACTGGTGCCCAACTGGTTTCAAGGTTGGTATCAACTACCAGCCACCAATTGTGGTACCTGGTGGAGATCTGGCCAAGGTCCAGTGGGCAGTGTGCATGCTTAGCAACACCACTGCAGTGGCAGAGGCCTGGGCCCGTCTTGACCACAAGTTTGACCTGATGTATGCCAAGCGTGCTTTTGTGCACTGGTACGTAGGTGAGGGTATGGAGGAGGGAGAGTTCTCTGAGGCCAGGGAGGACATGGCTGCCCTGGAGAAAGATTATGAAGAGGTGGGTGTCGATTCcattgagggagaggaggagggagaggagtattAA